In Thermospira aquatica, the following proteins share a genomic window:
- a CDS encoding M48 family metallopeptidase, which translates to MDFSLRVIRSKRKTISIHILPDGGVEVRCPQHVPDTEIEKIIKKHSSWIQKKQTSLAKHPPFHGRLHEGCEIFYLGHPYPLIFADVKQPVWTQKEILFPRNQHHEIQKSLENWYKKQARDLFTERLNLYCTAHGFTYKGLRISSAKKRYGSCSAKNQISLSWRLIFFPIELIDYVVVHELVHTREKHHQKNFWKVVATILPDYKEREKKLKERPLSSYWS; encoded by the coding sequence ATGGACTTCTCGCTGCGTGTTATTCGTTCTAAACGAAAAACCATCTCGATCCATATTCTCCCCGATGGGGGAGTAGAGGTTCGCTGTCCCCAACATGTCCCCGATACAGAAATCGAAAAGATCATCAAAAAACACTCATCCTGGATTCAAAAAAAACAAACATCCCTTGCAAAACATCCTCCCTTTCACGGCCGTCTCCATGAAGGCTGCGAGATTTTCTACCTTGGCCATCCCTATCCTTTGATCTTTGCTGATGTAAAACAGCCTGTCTGGACACAAAAGGAGATTCTTTTCCCCCGCAATCAACACCATGAGATTCAAAAGAGTCTCGAAAACTGGTATAAAAAGCAAGCCCGGGACCTTTTCACCGAAAGACTCAATCTCTATTGTACAGCGCATGGTTTTACTTACAAAGGACTACGGATATCCTCAGCCAAAAAGCGCTACGGTTCCTGTTCGGCCAAAAATCAGATTAGCCTCTCGTGGCGTCTCATCTTTTTCCCCATTGAGCTCATCGACTATGTGGTTGTCCATGAACTGGTCCACACCAGAGAAAAACACCACCAGAAAAACTTCTGGAAGGTTGTAGCTACGATCCTCCCCGACTACAAAGAGAGAGAAAAGAAACTCAAAGAAAGACCCCTCTCAAGCTACTGGTCTTGA
- a CDS encoding polyprenol monophosphomannose synthase: protein MKTVVIIPTYNERENIEKLIPVVLTQGENIHVLVVDDNSPDGTASVVQKMREKNPRVHCLVREKKEGLGRAYIAGMRWALESSEGFEIFIEMDADFSHDPGELFLFFDAFAKGADVVCGSRYTHGVRVLNWDLKRLLLSLGGNVYARFATGVPLTDLTGGYNGYTRQALEKIDLSSIRSNGYAFQIEMKAKAYYHGLRVVEVPIIFRDRYEGTTKMHSGIVNEALFQCWAIRFSKYRIRRSRPVA, encoded by the coding sequence ATGAAGACAGTGGTGATTATTCCGACCTACAATGAACGAGAGAATATCGAAAAGCTTATTCCCGTTGTTTTGACACAGGGGGAGAATATCCACGTGCTTGTTGTGGATGACAATTCTCCTGATGGGACCGCTTCGGTTGTACAGAAAATGAGGGAGAAAAATCCACGGGTTCACTGTCTGGTGCGGGAGAAAAAAGAGGGCCTCGGAAGGGCATATATTGCAGGTATGCGATGGGCGCTCGAGTCTTCAGAAGGGTTTGAGATCTTTATTGAGATGGATGCGGATTTCTCCCATGATCCGGGGGAGCTTTTTCTCTTTTTTGACGCTTTTGCAAAGGGTGCTGATGTTGTTTGTGGCTCTCGCTATACCCACGGAGTGCGGGTGCTCAACTGGGATTTGAAACGACTTTTGTTGAGTCTGGGGGGAAATGTCTATGCTCGTTTTGCGACGGGGGTGCCTTTAACGGACCTCACAGGAGGGTATAACGGATACACGCGACAGGCTCTTGAGAAGATAGATCTCTCGTCGATACGATCCAATGGCTATGCCTTTCAGATAGAGATGAAGGCCAAGGCTTATTATCATGGGCTTCGGGTGGTAGAGGTACCAATTATTTTTCGTGATCGGTATGAGGGAACGACCAAGATGCACTCTGGCATCGTCAACGAGGCTCTTTTTCAGTGCTGGGCTATCCGTTTTTCAAAGTACAGGATCCGCAGGTCAAGACCAGTAGCTTGA
- a CDS encoding bifunctional folylpolyglutamate synthase/dihydrofolate synthase produces MHEFLQSLVNYEKGLLKYQMEHFDPQRVGEMLSSAGFSYDHVRIFHVAGTKGKGSTSTYLARILEGVFPKVGLYTSPHLFRVEERIRLNGEMIHPFELDALIGQWQDLIQEYECSFFEAMTFLAMVYFLRQGCEAVVLETGMGGRLDATNFVERPAACVITRIGYDHTKFLGDTLEKIAREKAGIIKPSTLVVSAEQEGEVRQVLEKTAHEQGAKLVYAGRGYELVEVSRERWVYRFPDGDLWETRQWGEVFGENFLVAMEVMKQLSFPVSREVMRKAFYDPIPFRMWYREPFVFDVAHNEDSFRALFATLEKIPGEKDLYLGILEEKDLERIASVIRKSRGLFQKVVCFDFASSRPSGGKRLAMLLGEGVEYCAQVPGVVNPERLVVVAGSFYWAEEFFRLHGLSHDEVWKS; encoded by the coding sequence ATGCACGAGTTTCTGCAGTCATTGGTAAACTACGAGAAGGGACTTTTGAAGTATCAGATGGAGCATTTTGATCCCCAGCGTGTGGGAGAAATGCTTTCGAGTGCGGGCTTTTCATATGATCACGTGCGTATCTTTCATGTTGCCGGGACCAAGGGCAAGGGAAGTACCTCAACCTATCTTGCGAGAATTCTTGAGGGAGTCTTTCCCAAAGTAGGACTGTACACCTCGCCCCATCTTTTCAGGGTGGAGGAGAGGATCCGTCTCAATGGAGAGATGATCCATCCCTTTGAACTTGATGCCCTGATTGGGCAGTGGCAGGATCTTATCCAAGAGTATGAGTGCTCATTTTTTGAGGCGATGACATTTCTCGCCATGGTGTATTTTCTCAGGCAGGGATGTGAGGCGGTGGTGCTGGAGACAGGAATGGGAGGGAGGCTTGATGCGACAAATTTTGTTGAGCGTCCTGCCGCGTGTGTGATTACCAGGATAGGGTATGATCACACCAAGTTTCTGGGAGATACACTTGAAAAAATCGCCCGGGAAAAAGCAGGGATTATCAAGCCGTCTACTCTGGTGGTTTCTGCAGAACAGGAGGGAGAGGTTAGGCAAGTGCTTGAAAAAACAGCCCATGAACAAGGGGCAAAGCTTGTCTATGCTGGCAGGGGGTATGAGCTTGTGGAGGTGTCACGTGAGCGTTGGGTGTACCGTTTTCCCGATGGGGATCTCTGGGAAACCAGGCAGTGGGGAGAGGTTTTTGGGGAGAATTTTCTGGTTGCCATGGAGGTCATGAAACAGTTGTCTTTTCCTGTTTCGAGGGAGGTAATGAGAAAAGCTTTTTATGATCCGATTCCTTTTCGCATGTGGTACAGGGAACCATTTGTTTTTGATGTGGCTCACAACGAGGATTCCTTTCGGGCTCTTTTTGCTACTCTTGAAAAGATCCCGGGAGAAAAGGATCTCTACCTGGGAATTCTTGAGGAAAAGGATCTTGAACGCATAGCTTCCGTGATTCGAAAGTCGCGGGGATTGTTTCAAAAGGTGGTTTGTTTTGATTTTGCCTCTTCAAGGCCATCGGGGGGAAAAAGGCTTGCCATGCTGTTGGGCGAAGGGGTGGAGTACTGTGCTCAGGTGCCCGGAGTGGTAAATCCAGAAAGGCTTGTGGTGGTGGCAGGGTCTTTTTACTGGGCGGAGGAGTTTTTTCGTCTTCATGGGCTATCACACGATGAAGTCTGGAAAAGTTGA
- a CDS encoding OmpL47-type beta-barrel domain-containing protein — protein MRKLMSVLLVLVAGLGFAQQTTAPDFPAESTSNVVVTEDQPVQPAVTEEKPVQATGSVVYNDGKVDYVAANAKFVISAEDKGSGVKAIYIMVDNSLAGKYVDPISFTTEGKHTIGYRSEDNVGNLSAFKMYEVVVDLSAPEVKIASDKKVVALGDALYVGRGTSFTLVANDKYSGVKMAEYAVGEGAFATYGGAITLPEQNGFQTIRYRATDNVGNTSEIKTYTVYVDLNAPKVSLSVDPAAFEKDGVKYVPAGARVSLEASDAETAVAEILYSLDDGEYVAYNFPIVLSAGTHTVKAKAVDLVGNVSEEVSLTLVVDADEPTGELIPTQK, from the coding sequence ATGAGAAAACTCATGAGTGTTTTGTTGGTTTTGGTTGCGGGTTTGGGTTTTGCCCAGCAAACGACGGCTCCTGATTTCCCGGCGGAAAGTACGTCAAACGTGGTAGTGACCGAAGATCAACCTGTTCAGCCGGCGGTAACTGAAGAGAAACCTGTTCAAGCCACGGGTTCTGTTGTCTACAATGATGGCAAGGTAGACTATGTTGCTGCCAATGCTAAGTTTGTGATTAGCGCCGAGGATAAGGGATCTGGTGTCAAGGCAATCTACATCATGGTAGACAATTCCCTCGCAGGCAAGTATGTCGATCCGATTTCTTTTACCACTGAAGGGAAGCATACCATTGGGTATCGTTCGGAAGACAACGTTGGGAATCTCTCTGCATTCAAGATGTATGAGGTGGTCGTTGATCTCTCGGCTCCTGAGGTAAAGATTGCATCTGACAAAAAGGTGGTGGCTCTTGGCGATGCTCTGTATGTGGGACGTGGCACTTCCTTTACCCTCGTTGCCAATGATAAGTACTCCGGGGTCAAGATGGCAGAGTACGCCGTGGGAGAAGGGGCTTTTGCTACGTATGGCGGCGCTATCACTCTTCCTGAGCAGAATGGCTTCCAGACGATCCGCTATCGTGCTACAGACAATGTGGGCAACACCTCTGAAATCAAAACATATACCGTTTATGTTGATCTGAATGCTCCCAAGGTTTCTCTCTCTGTTGATCCTGCTGCTTTTGAAAAAGATGGGGTGAAGTATGTACCGGCCGGTGCTCGTGTTTCTCTCGAAGCTTCCGATGCTGAAACGGCTGTTGCAGAGATTTTGTACTCTCTTGATGATGGAGAGTATGTTGCTTATAACTTCCCCATTGTACTTTCTGCTGGTACCCACACGGTAAAGGCAAAGGCAGTTGACCTTGTTGGCAATGTAAGCGAAGAGGTAAGCCTCACCCTGGTGGTTGATGCTGATGAGCCCACAGGCGAGCTGATTCCTACCCAGAAGTAA
- a CDS encoding chemotaxis protein CheW — protein sequence MEEQFVTFFVGDKLFAVNIFDVREVVRFEKIIPIPDAPAYVEGVANLRGIVLPVIALRKRLGFGETDLSRAKIVVVMVEDILVGMLVDQIDRVIHVSKDHIQDAAGLSLSGAAQHFVDGIIQQGEEIIYRVDIRRLFTVEMRDFLEKKIVE from the coding sequence ATGGAAGAACAGTTTGTTACTTTTTTTGTTGGCGACAAGCTTTTTGCTGTCAACATCTTTGATGTTCGAGAAGTCGTCCGTTTTGAGAAGATTATACCCATACCGGATGCTCCGGCATATGTAGAAGGAGTAGCGAATCTTCGGGGTATCGTGCTTCCGGTTATTGCGCTTCGGAAACGATTGGGGTTTGGGGAGACCGACCTGAGCCGAGCAAAGATCGTTGTGGTAATGGTGGAGGATATTCTTGTGGGAATGCTCGTTGATCAGATTGATCGGGTGATCCACGTAAGCAAAGATCATATTCAAGATGCTGCAGGGCTTTCACTTTCGGGGGCAGCCCAGCATTTTGTGGATGGTATTATTCAACAGGGGGAGGAGATCATCTACCGTGTAGATATTCGGCGCCTTTTTACTGTAGAAATGAGGGATTTTCTTGAGAAAAAGATAGTGGAATAA
- a CDS encoding integrase catalytic domain-containing protein, whose protein sequence is MFERRPIYRETAKQYQKASKKEKMEILDYFVRITGLKNRNYAARLLRQHGKTIYVGKKNYLKADIAKKGKRPGRKKKFGEEELKLLKKVWEIENYMCGKRLKPILNEVLDNLLANGHLHGSPQAIENLRHISASSIDRLLKHERKKLEIKGRKGTKPGTLLKQQIAIRTWAEWDENCPGFMEIDLVAHEGGNSRGDFAQTLNMVDVWSGWTELVAIKNKASKWVREAIEKVQRRLPFELRGIDSDTGAEFINHPLRDWCEKHQIKFTRGRSSRSNDNCYVEQKNYSIVRQNVGYFRYDTEEEVYYLNRLYAYLRLYANFFQPVMKMTEKKRIGSKVQKKHDDIKTPLPGF, encoded by the coding sequence ATGTTTGAAAGGAGACCTATTTACAGGGAAACGGCAAAACAATATCAAAAAGCCAGCAAAAAGGAAAAAATGGAGATACTGGATTATTTTGTGAGGATAACAGGCCTAAAAAATCGAAACTATGCCGCCAGGCTCTTGAGGCAGCACGGAAAAACCATCTATGTAGGCAAGAAAAATTACCTTAAAGCCGACATAGCCAAGAAGGGCAAAAGACCTGGCAGAAAGAAAAAATTCGGCGAAGAGGAACTAAAACTTCTAAAAAAGGTCTGGGAAATTGAAAACTACATGTGTGGCAAACGTTTAAAGCCAATTTTAAATGAAGTTTTAGATAATCTCTTAGCAAACGGGCATCTCCACGGTTCTCCACAGGCCATAGAGAACTTGCGCCATATAAGTGCCTCAAGTATTGACCGACTTTTGAAACATGAGCGTAAAAAGCTTGAGATAAAAGGACGAAAAGGCACAAAACCTGGAACGTTGTTAAAGCAACAAATAGCTATACGCACGTGGGCAGAGTGGGATGAAAATTGCCCTGGTTTTATGGAGATTGATCTGGTTGCCCATGAGGGAGGAAATAGCCGGGGAGATTTTGCTCAAACATTAAATATGGTGGATGTTTGGAGCGGTTGGACAGAACTTGTGGCAATCAAAAACAAAGCTTCAAAATGGGTAAGAGAAGCCATAGAAAAAGTCCAAAGAAGACTTCCTTTTGAGTTACGGGGAATTGATTCTGATACCGGTGCTGAATTTATTAATCATCCTCTACGCGATTGGTGTGAGAAGCACCAGATAAAATTTACAAGGGGAAGAAGCTCCCGTTCCAATGATAACTGCTACGTTGAGCAGAAAAACTATTCCATAGTCCGCCAGAATGTTGGGTACTTTCGCTACGATACCGAGGAAGAAGTCTACTACTTGAACCGACTCTATGCGTATCTCAGGCTTTATGCCAACTTTTTTCAACCGGTTATGAAAATGACAGAGAAAAAGAGAATCGGAAGCAAGGTGCAAAAGAAGCATGATGATATTAAAACTCCTCTACCCGGCTTTTAG
- a CDS encoding DEAD/DEAH box helicase family protein has product MRAVHAIQNAVKQGKDRFLFEMATGTGKTLVSAAVIKLFLRTGNARRVLFLVDRLELEDQAYKAFVAYLKNDYKTVIYKESPDDWRKAEIVVSTVQTFLAKNRYKRLFAPDDFDLVISDEAHRSIGGNSRAVFEYFIGYKLGLTETPKDYLKHIDVSELGENDPRQLERRLLLDTYKTFGCENGEPTFRYSLVDVVKDGFLVNPVVVDARTEITTQLLSDQGYSVITQNDDGEEVEETFIQKDFEKTFFSESTNKAFCRAFLDNAYRDPISGEIGKTIVFCVSQNHAAKITQILNEMAHQMFPGKYKSDFAIQVTSRIADAQQFTINFTNNRLSGTGNFNPSYKTSKTRVCVTVGMMTTGYDCPDILNLCLMRPIFSPTDFIQIKGRGTRKYNFAIDIIDPQMKSQIGEKQKENFKMFDFFANCEYFEEKFNYDEVLKLPKPGSGESTASEVREPSGIDSYESSRSDQITKLEHSVIGPDGMKIDRMYFEKFEKTIIEHPLLKEQAQAGKWDELMAYLEEHILNKPEEYFTLEKLRSSIQIDRRVSMREIIEKIFGMIPYFKTKNELLDEEFDKFDSRYLPKEEYFTYAKTVFKAYILDAEFRAIIDDKNFALLNVSPYGEAFKKLPPKLRDAIPEYIKDFVPLNKFIA; this is encoded by the coding sequence ATGAGAGCAGTCCACGCAATTCAAAATGCCGTTAAACAAGGCAAAGACCGTTTTTTGTTTGAAATGGCTACAGGTACAGGAAAAACACTTGTATCTGCAGCAGTAATCAAATTATTCCTGCGAACTGGCAATGCGCGAAGAGTGTTATTTCTCGTAGATCGACTTGAACTTGAAGATCAGGCATACAAAGCGTTTGTCGCTTATCTTAAAAATGATTATAAAACGGTTATTTACAAAGAAAGCCCCGATGATTGGAGGAAAGCGGAAATTGTTGTGTCAACGGTTCAGACTTTTTTAGCAAAGAACCGTTATAAAAGGTTGTTTGCCCCTGATGATTTTGACCTTGTGATTTCGGATGAAGCCCATCGCAGTATTGGCGGTAATAGCAGAGCAGTTTTTGAATACTTTATTGGTTATAAACTTGGTTTAACGGAAACTCCAAAAGATTATCTGAAACATATTGATGTTTCTGAACTTGGTGAAAATGACCCCCGCCAGCTTGAAAGGCGCCTGCTTCTGGATACCTACAAAACATTCGGTTGTGAAAATGGCGAGCCTACCTTCCGCTATTCTCTTGTTGATGTTGTTAAGGATGGATTTCTTGTTAATCCTGTTGTTGTTGACGCAAGAACAGAAATTACCACACAGCTTCTTTCGGACCAGGGGTATTCCGTCATTACGCAAAATGATGACGGCGAAGAGGTCGAAGAAACTTTTATACAAAAGGATTTTGAGAAAACGTTCTTTTCAGAAAGTACCAATAAAGCTTTTTGCAGAGCTTTTTTAGATAACGCCTATAGAGACCCGATAAGCGGAGAGATTGGAAAAACGATTGTCTTTTGTGTTTCGCAAAATCACGCGGCAAAAATTACCCAGATTCTCAATGAAATGGCTCATCAAATGTTTCCGGGTAAATACAAATCCGATTTTGCCATCCAGGTAACATCACGAATTGCTGACGCTCAACAGTTCACGATTAATTTTACAAACAACAGACTTTCAGGCACCGGGAATTTTAACCCATCCTACAAAACCAGTAAAACCCGTGTTTGTGTCACTGTGGGGATGATGACAACAGGTTATGACTGTCCGGATATACTCAACCTTTGTTTGATGCGCCCAATATTTTCACCAACTGATTTTATTCAAATAAAAGGAAGAGGTACAAGAAAGTATAATTTCGCTATAGATATTATTGACCCGCAAATGAAAAGTCAGATAGGCGAAAAACAAAAAGAAAACTTTAAGATGTTCGATTTCTTTGCCAACTGCGAGTATTTTGAAGAAAAGTTTAATTATGATGAGGTTTTAAAACTTCCAAAGCCAGGCTCAGGCGAGTCAACCGCATCCGAAGTGCGTGAACCATCCGGAATTGATAGCTATGAAAGTTCAAGGTCAGACCAGATAACCAAACTCGAACATTCTGTCATTGGACCAGACGGCATGAAGATCGACAGAATGTACTTTGAGAAGTTTGAGAAGACTATCATCGAACATCCGCTACTCAAAGAGCAGGCCCAAGCCGGTAAATGGGATGAACTCATGGCATACCTTGAAGAGCATATTCTCAATAAACCCGAAGAATACTTTACCCTTGAAAAACTCCGCTCTTCCATCCAGATTGACCGCCGTGTGTCTATGCGAGAAATTATCGAAAAAATTTTCGGCATGATTCCGTATTTCAAGACAAAGAATGAACTGCTGGATGAAGAGTTTGACAAGTTTGACAGCAGATACTTGCCAAAAGAAGAGTATTTTACCTACGCAAAAACTGTTTTCAAGGCATATATTCTTGATGCGGAATTCAGAGCCATTATAGATGATAAGAATTTTGCGTTATTAAATGTTTCTCCTTACGGTGAGGCATTCAAGAAATTACCGCCCAAACTGCGGGACGCAATACCAGAATACATAAAAGACTTTGTGCCACTTAACAAATTCATAGCATAA
- a CDS encoding Fic family protein, protein MQNHYFLKPLPPKTDVETKQVLKQLAYAHRFLAELKGVAKTIPNELILISTLPLLEAKDSSAVENIITTHDELYKENLFGNFMSNPAAKEVHRYAVAMREGFKLLKEKNLITNDLILKLQEIIVANNAGYRKLPGTELKNQNTGETVYIPPQDYNSIIELMNNLIEYINDDNIHHVDPLIKMSIIHFQFESIHPFYDGNGRTGRMINILYLIYKKLIDLPVLYLSSYIIRTKSNYYELLQKVRDEDSWEEWIIYMLKGIELTSKGTIELIKNMHTLMMDYKHRIRDKYKFYSQDLLNNLFKHPYTKIEFIQNDLKVHRQTASSYLEQLVEGGFLKLEKIGRENIYINEPLFKLFADYDLFLYENTKDHI, encoded by the coding sequence ATGCAGAATCATTATTTTTTAAAACCACTTCCTCCAAAAACAGATGTTGAAACAAAACAAGTTTTAAAACAGCTTGCGTATGCGCATCGCTTTTTAGCAGAATTGAAAGGTGTTGCAAAAACAATTCCAAATGAACTTATACTGATAAGTACTCTCCCTTTACTTGAAGCAAAAGATAGCTCGGCTGTTGAAAATATTATTACAACTCATGATGAATTATATAAAGAGAATCTCTTTGGAAATTTTATGTCCAACCCTGCGGCAAAGGAAGTGCATCGTTATGCAGTTGCAATGAGAGAGGGTTTTAAATTGTTAAAAGAAAAAAATTTAATAACCAATGATTTGATTCTTAAATTGCAGGAAATAATTGTTGCAAATAATGCAGGATATAGAAAACTGCCGGGTACAGAACTAAAAAATCAAAATACAGGTGAGACCGTTTATATTCCACCTCAGGATTACAATAGTATAATCGAATTAATGAATAATTTAATAGAATATATTAACGACGACAACATACACCATGTTGATCCTCTTATAAAAATGAGTATTATACATTTTCAATTTGAATCAATACATCCTTTTTACGATGGCAATGGCAGAACGGGAAGAATGATAAATATACTTTATCTTATATATAAAAAATTAATTGATTTGCCAGTGTTGTACCTCAGCAGTTATATTATCCGGACAAAATCCAATTACTATGAATTGTTGCAAAAGGTCAGAGACGAAGATAGCTGGGAAGAATGGATTATCTACATGTTAAAAGGTATAGAACTCACTTCAAAAGGAACTATTGAACTTATTAAAAACATGCACACATTAATGATGGATTATAAACACAGAATCAGAGATAAATACAAATTTTATTCACAGGATTTATTAAACAATCTATTCAAGCATCCCTATACAAAAATAGAATTTATACAAAATGATTTAAAAGTCCACAGGCAAACGGCATCCAGTTACCTTGAACAGTTAGTTGAGGGCGGTTTTTTGAAACTTGAAAAAATTGGCAGAGAAAATATCTACATAAATGAACCACTATTCAAACTATTTGCCGACTATGATTTGTTTTTATATGAGAATACTAAAGACCATATCTAA